Sequence from the Armatimonadia bacterium genome:
CCTTGCGGCGCCCAACATGCCGGTCGCCTGAGTGACCTTGGCGTCGACCTCTTTGGACTCGAGGGTGGCGATGACCTGACCGGCGGAGACCGGGTCACCCTCGTCGACCATCAGCGCGCTGAGGCGACCGGGAATCTTGGAGGAGACGTCAACCTCCGGAGCCTCAAGGGTTCCCTCCAGGAGTGTGTACTGGGCCTCAGGAGCGACGGACTGGGACCTCTTGAGGACCGTCCGGGCGAGTACCACGGCCGTCAGGGAGAGGGCCACGACAACGATGACGACTGCGAGGATTCTGATGGCTTTGGTGCTCATAGTCCGGCCCTCCGGCAGGCGGCACGAAGGTCCCCTACGTACCGGTGCATCTTCAGCCAGGCTTTGTCGAGCTGGTACAGCGACTGCGTCTCCCCCACGCGAGCGCCGGCGAGAGTAGTCGTGGCATCGAGGACTTCAAGGCTGGTGCCGACGCCGAACTCGAAGCGCCGCTGGGCCAGACGCAGGCTCTCCTCGGCCAACTCAGCGGATTTGTGTGACGCCTCAAGACCCACGCGGGCTGCTCCCATGTCAAGGTAAGCGCTCTGGATCGCCAGTTGGATCTGGTTGCCGGCATACTCGCGCTCAGTTTCGACCTTGCGCTGCTGGGCCTGCTGCTCGCGGACCTTGGCCTTGCGTGCGCCGCCGTCGTAGAGGTCGTAGGTGGCCTTGACGCCGACGGTCCACTCGGGGTCAGTGGCGGCGAGGTTGCCGGTGAGAAGCTCCACCTGACCGATGGCGGCGACCTGCGGACGACCTCCCGCCTCCTCGACTTTGCCGGCCATCTGGTAGGCAAGGCTCTTGTTGTCGAGGGCCTTGAGGGCGTCGCTGTCGGTGAGGGCGATCTTCTGGGCCTCAAGGAGGGTCAGGCTCTCGGAGACCTCCTGAAGACTGCCGCGGAGTTCGATGGGCGTGTCACGGTCCATCACCAGGGCTGTGCGGAGAGCGGAGAGGGCCAGGTCGTACTGGTTCTGCGCGTCGCTGACCTTCTTCTCCTGGTCCTTGACGGCGGTCTCGGCCCGAATCACATCGTACCTGGCGACGACGCCGGCCTTGAAGACCTTGTTGGCCTGATCGAGATGCTGCCGGTAGGTGTCCAGGGCTTGCTGCTGCACCTTCACGACCTCGCGAGCCAGCAGCGCCCCGAGGTAGTAGTCGGAGACTTCGAGCATCACACCGGACTCGGTGTCACGGGCGAAGGCTTTGAGGGCCTCGGCGCCGTAGGTGGCCTGCTGGACCGCCCGCTCGATCTTGTTGCCCGTGTAGAGCGGCAGGCCTGCTTGCACGCGGGCATGGAGAAGCTCCTGCGGGACAATCACGATGGGCGGCAACTTGAGGCCGAGCCCGGCCGGGAGGTTAATGGACATTCCGATGGAGTCGTTGAGGTGCAGGTACTCGGCTTCAAGCCCGACCTTACCGCGCTTGAGGGCCTGCACTTGCTCGACGACCTGAGCGGCGGCCTCAGCGCCCTGCCAGGCAGCGCTGATCTGCAGGCTGCGCTGAAGCGCCAACTCGGTCGCTGCGGGCAGATCGAGTGAGACTGTAGGAGGAGTCGTGGCCGCATGGGAAGGCGTCCCCGCGAGGGACAAAAGAAGGAACGTAACGACCGGAAGCACGTCGCATCACCCAGCTATCAATACCTGTCGATGGACGCAGCAGGGACACGGAGGGGCGTGGTCAGCTCTGCTTGTCGCAAGTTTCGCCGGCCGTTCCCTTCGTTCCTGTCAGCGACCTACGGGATGGTATTCTTGTTTGTTGCAAGAGTCAACATTCACGCCCGGAGGAGAGGCAGAGGCACCTCACCCCCTGCTTGTGGCATCCCCTCTCGCTCGCGGGACAGCGCCGGGTTCAAGGCGAGAGTCCGAGGAGAACTGGGAGCGGTGGCGAACAGATTGCCGGATAGCTCGCTCCAAGGCTTGTGGGAGGTGTGCCGACATGACCGTGTCGTCTCCGCTGAGGTTGGTGGCCCTGGGATGCGTGGCCCTGCTACAGACGAGCTGCGGCTGGACTGCGACGGGCACCTATGTGCTCGCCAACGGCTACGTCCGGCTGGTCGGCTCGGGACCTGCGCTGCAACAACTGGCCTTCGACCCCGCCGGTG
This genomic interval carries:
- a CDS encoding TolC family protein, coding for MLPVVTFLLLSLAGTPSHAATTPPTVSLDLPAATELALQRSLQISAAWQGAEAAAQVVEQVQALKRGKVGLEAEYLHLNDSIGMSINLPAGLGLKLPPIVIVPQELLHARVQAGLPLYTGNKIERAVQQATYGAEALKAFARDTESGVMLEVSDYYLGALLAREVVKVQQQALDTYRQHLDQANKVFKAGVVARYDVIRAETAVKDQEKKVSDAQNQYDLALSALRTALVMDRDTPIELRGSLQEVSESLTLLEAQKIALTDSDALKALDNKSLAYQMAGKVEEAGGRPQVAAIGQVELLTGNLAATDPEWTVGVKATYDLYDGGARKAKVREQQAQQRKVETEREYAGNQIQLAIQSAYLDMGAARVGLEASHKSAELAEESLRLAQRRFEFGVGTSLEVLDATTTLAGARVGETQSLYQLDKAWLKMHRYVGDLRAACRRAGL